The following coding sequences lie in one Spinacia oleracea cultivar Varoflay chromosome 1, BTI_SOV_V1, whole genome shotgun sequence genomic window:
- the LOC130464223 gene encoding uncharacterized protein → MYFNIVFKEKRVEVARNSKLKGKDPVVDEEMKEDEEGRSLSWDDSEESVFDGDAYEDVEDDEYEDEIYEDEEFEDELCQRTVKRAPKKRQSAKSRRVISYDEVEEEEDIEEEDGEYMDGGYEDEGEDVVVRVQKRGKSWKEVGQNALKKKAHLQMMRKRRREDYDDVDEGRRPVKKTILPAMEQMGRKFDETGVAKGKPPAKQKAIRGNNRRMFVRVPIPKHPMSRGEYAKFHGVVVATQRANCGRKVYVPVVDNGHWWCVAFALKDQKIWFIDSMYTNPASEHSGDVKKLIAAVEYVLHWRDTQYHAALVWKLKQMHTWPLDSISFPDYNDNHACGIVMLMAIQESARAFTKTMQVGDINVARKALFLSHLNSDFNSCRPLLPQIVATHCPLLSFDTHIIPRRWDSLLAGCLVPLLEKFGYNLRVWYSLNFVPALHDRVK, encoded by the exons ATGTATTTCAATATTGTTTTTAAGGAAAAACGCGTGGAAGTTGCTCGGAATAGTAAGCTAAAGGGCAAAGACCCTGTCGTCGATGAAGAAATGAAAGAAGATGAGGAAGGGCGATCGCTGTCTTGGGATGACAGTGAAGAATCTGTTTTTGACGGGGATGCATATGAAGATGTTGAAGATGATGAATATGAGGATGAGATATATGAGGACGAAGAATTCGAGGATGAATTATGCCAGAGAACAGTGAAACGTGCGCCAAAGAAAAGGCAATCTGCTAAAAGCAGGAGGGTTATTTCATACGATGAagtagaggaggaagaagatatAGAAGAAGAAGACGGTGAATATATGGATGGTGGGTATGAAGATGAAGGAGAGGATGTTGTTGTTCGCGTTCAGAAAAGAGGGAAGAGTTGGAAGGAGGTCGGGCAGAATGCTTtgaagaagaaggcacatctgCAGATGATGCGGAAGAGGCGTAGAGAGGATTATGATGATGTTGACGAGGGAAGGAGACCTGTGAAGAAGACGATACTTCCTGCGATGGAGCAGATGGgtaggaagtttgatgaaacagGGGTAGCAAAAGGAAAGCCCCCTGCAAAACAGAAGGCAATCAGAGGGAATAACAGGAGGATGTTTGTGCGG GTACCGATTCCCAAACATCCTATGTCTAGGGGTGAGTATGCGAAGTTTCACGGCGTGGTAGTTGCTACTCAGCGGGCTAATTGTGGCCGGAAG GTCTATGTTCCAGTTGTGGACAACGGACATTGGTGGTGTGTTGCTTTTGCACTGAAAGACCAGAAGATATGGTTCATTGACAGCATGTATACTAATCCTGCTTCCGAGCATTCTGGGGATGTTAAAAAATTG ATAGCAGCTGTGGAGTACGTTCTACATTGGAGGGACACGCAGTATCATGCAGCTCTTGTTTGGAAGTTGAAGCAAATGCATACTTGGCCCTTGGACTCCATTAGCTTCCCTGACTACAACGACAA tCATGCGTGTGGAATAGTAATGCTTATGGCTATCCAGGAAAGTGCAAGGGCATTTACAAAGACGATGCAAGTG GGGGACATCAATGTAGCTCGGAAGGCACTGTTTTTGTCTCACTTGAATTCAGATTTCAACTCCTGCCGCCCGCTTCTTCCCCAAATCGTTGCAACCCACTGCCCA TTGTTGTCTTTTGATACTCACATTATTCCTAGGAGATGGGATTCATTGCTTGCAG GTTGTTTGGTACCGTTATTAGAAAAGTTTGGGTACAATCTACGAGTTTGGTACAGCCTGAACTTTGTTCCGGCTTTGCATG ATCGTGTGAAGTAG